The Styela clava chromosome 2, kaStyClav1.hap1.2, whole genome shotgun sequence genome contains a region encoding:
- the LOC120336119 gene encoding uncharacterized protein LOC120336119, whose amino-acid sequence MWWCWEEYTENILETTNRYWKGIKLLLRMGMLALAVFSIVCDSWLVTESGSARQGLFEECKIKSSYNNCFAQGSCSLCFTNSTEERCKKLDKEIDEVVTICFIAVSIVARVAYFLSILINICVNETEKQSDEHKDLEQFHNNVNRLADTCDLIAVVVYFCLNVPPSGLGKLCAYFGIPFYYTLARALPVIIAILSSNAPIFNDWKTIKWLIVTAAGKLQKCSCKEQQQTAPNEPEQRCAKTCCNKTERHSNQKYFVLWNLTNVLVSIYCLLCNT is encoded by the exons ATGTGGTGGTGCTGGGAAGAATACACAGAAAATATTCTTGAAACTACAAATAGATATTGGAAAGGCATAAAACTTCTTCTCAGAATGGGTATGCTGGCCCTTGCAGTGTTTTCTATTGTTTGCGACAGTTGGTTGGTGACAGAAAGTGGATCGGCAAGACAGGGATTATTTGAAGAGTGCAAAATCAAAAGTTCTTATAATAATTGCTTTGCCCAAGGAAGTTGCTCTCTTTGTTTTACAAACAGCACTGAAGAACGCTGCAAAAAACTGG ACAAAGAGATTGATGAAGTAGTTACAATATGTTTCATCGCTGTGTCGATAGTCGCAAGAGTTGCCTATTTTCTTTCAATACTGATTAATATATGTGTTAATGAAACTGAAAAACAATCTGATGAACACAAAGATTTGGAACAATTTCACAATAATGTCAATCGATTGGCTG ATACTTGTGATCTCATTGCTGTCGTTGTTTATTTCTGTTTGAATGTGCCTCCTAGTGGATTGGGGAAGTTATGTGCTTATTTCGGAATCCCATTTTACTACACTCTTGCTCGTGCTCTACCTGTTATTATAGCAATCCTTTCGTCAAACGCTCCAATTTTCAATGACTGGAAAACAATAAAGTGGTTAATTGTAACGGCAGCAGGCAAACTTCAAAAATGCAGCTgtaaagaacaacaacaaacagcGCCTAACGAACCCGAACAAAGATGCGCAAAGACTTGCTGTAACAAAACCGAG
- the LOC120335477 gene encoding neuronal acetylcholine receptor subunit alpha-9-like isoform X1, which yields MTGYKIFLSVISFIFYLRVGDCGKTATKVGLAGITTVTGGGGGGYEMSVSGTGIDSLENGQNRTKQFKNVVQKLNYDLFVQNQYDKQLRPTKDPATITSVSLGFTLRQILDLDEKNQVLKTFLWMTQSWTDEFLTWNETEYEGVTNIWVPSTSVWRPDIVIYEETGLRDYQPRLPHTRVSSTGRVRASEPLVIETSCSINIAFFPFDYQRCSLTFTSWTFPSSQIDVFSPSRDTKAMLDNVDLYFVKTGEWTIQNVEIVKTTESFASIVENSEKSAWGGNQTFQDTSHIRKMTMDVSKMVQEVYPDRLTDFHWSDVKFTFVLRRNSSLYMQSMLFPAILLTTVALLGFYLPPDSGERIGLQITILLTFMVFLLTVGEMFPASTGPFLGVYYVLCMALLGINLFMTVLVLHLHYMPSAAVIGTKEGGGLQIKPVPVWVRWLLRIAKFQFRTKTDDGRDTPTSHIVTDIINTGRLGAKIPESKQNSPARAHKQKGPENGKVLSENQYDPNYNEMVKGDKYMVNTRKTSLPGKMNKVTPEWAQEQCHDKISPHERDDSIAVEQSDDIDVFINYATATPNGSLRSNSSRTSSSTRNRHHRNKENNGSNHGGNQSAIHQKIIKNMNQITDYLKSQNQHLQESNISEEIENEWRAMARTIDHLCMKTYLAILILSHICILAAALVQSADYHASENR from the exons ATGACCGGATATAAAATATTCCTCTCTGTTATCTCATTCATATTTTATCTGCGAGTGGGCGATTGTGGAAAAACTGCAACAAAAGTTGGACTTGCAGGAATAACAACG GTAACTGGAGGTGGTGGGGGAGGATATGAGATGTCAGTTTCAGGAACTGGAATAGATTCATTGGAAAACGGACAAAATagaacaaagcaattcaaaaatGTTGTGCAGAAACTAAATTATGATCTGTTTGTTCAGAATC AATATGACAAACAATTACGGCCTACAAAAGACCCGGCAACAATCACATCGGTGTCTCTGGGTTTTACATTGAGACAG atTTTAGATTTAGATGAAAAGAATCaagttttgaaaacatttttatggATGACACAAAGTTGGACTGATGAATTTCTGACGTGGAATGAAACAGAGTACGAAGGAGTAACAAACA TTTGGGTTCCATCCACATCAGTATGGAGGCCAGACATTGTAATATATGAAGAAACAGGTTTGCGAGACTACCAACCTAGGCTGCCTCATACCAGAGTTAGCAGTACAGGAAGAGTACGAGCATCTGAACCATTGGTTATAGAAACAAGCTGTAGCATCAATATAGCTTTCTTTCCATTCGATTATCAG AGATGTTCTCTCACATTCACATCCTGGACATTTCCAAGTTCACAAATCGATGTTTTTTCACCAAG CAGAGATACAAAAGCAATGTTGGACAACGTTGACCTTTACTTTGTAAAAACAGGAGAATGGACAATACAGAATGTTGAAATTGTGAAAACA actGAAAGTTTTGCGAGTATCGTTGAAAATTCTGAGAAATCAGCATGGGGGGGAAATCAAACATTTCAAGACACTTCTCATATAAG aAAAATGACAATGGATGTCTCAAAGATGGTACAAGAAGTTTACCCAGACAGACTGACAGATTTTCATTG GTCTGATGTCAAGTTTACATTTGTACTTCGTCGAAACTCGTCTCTGTACATGCAGAGTATGTTGTTCCCGGCTATTCTGCTAACAACAGTTGCATTACTTGGATTCTACTTGCCACCTGATAGTGGAGAAAGGATTGGACTACAGATTACTATTCTTTTGACTTTCATG GTTTTCTTGCTTACAGTTGGAGAGATGTTTCCAGCTTCTACTGGTCCATTCCTTGGagtatattatgtattgtgtATGGCTCTACTTGGAATCAATTTATTCATGACAGTGTTGGTGTTGCATCTACACTACATGCCTAGTGCTGCTGTCATTGGAACTAAAGAG GGAGGAGGTCTCCAGATCAAGCCTGTACCAGTGTGGGTTCGATGGCTTTTGCGGATTGCCAAATTTCAATTTCGAACAAAGACAGATGATGGTAGAGATACACCGACTTCTCATATTGTAACAGATATTATAAACACGGGTCGTTTGGGAGCTAAAATTCCAGAATCGAAGCAAAACTCTCCTGCACGAGCGCATAAACAAAAAGGGCCAGAAAACGGAAAAGTTCTATCTGAGAATCAATATGACCCTAATTACAATGAGATGGTGAAAGGCGATAAATACATGGTTAACACAAGAAAAACATCCTTACCAGGAAAAATGAACAAAGTAACACCAGAGTGGGCACAAGAGCAGTGTCATGATAAAATTTCACCACACGAAAGAGATGACAGCATTGCAGTTGAACAGAGCGATGATATTGACGTATTTATAAATTATGCTACGGCGACACCTAATGGAAGCTTGAGATCAAACTCCTCGCGCACTTCGTCCTCAACCAGAAATCGCCACCATcgaaacaaagaaaacaatgGTAGTAACCATGGTGGCAACCAAAGTGCAATTCATCAGAAGATAAtaaaaaacatgaaccaaatcaCAGATTATTTGAAATCGCAAAATCAACATTTGCAAGAAAGTAACATTAGCGAAGAAATTGAGAATGAATGGAGAGCTATGGCTCGAACAATCGACCATTTGTGCATGAAAACATACTTGGCCATTCTTATTCTGAGTCACATTTGCATATTGGCAGCAGCACTAGTTCAAAGTGCAGACTATCATGCTTCAGAAAATCGTTGA
- the LOC120335477 gene encoding neuronal acetylcholine receptor subunit alpha-9-like isoform X2, which translates to MTGYKIFLSVISFIFYLRVGDCGKTATKVGLAGITTVTGGGGGGYEMSVSGTGIDSLENGQNRTKQFKNVVQKLNYDLFVQNQYDKQLRPTKDPATITSVSLGFTLRQILDLDEKNQVLKTFLWMTQSWTDEFLTWNETEYEGVTNIWVPSTSVWRPDIVIYEETGLRDYQPRLPHTRVSSTGRVRASEPLVIETSCSINIAFFPFDYQRCSLTFTSWTFPSSQIDVFSPRDTKAMLDNVDLYFVKTGEWTIQNVEIVKTTESFASIVENSEKSAWGGNQTFQDTSHIRKMTMDVSKMVQEVYPDRLTDFHWSDVKFTFVLRRNSSLYMQSMLFPAILLTTVALLGFYLPPDSGERIGLQITILLTFMVFLLTVGEMFPASTGPFLGVYYVLCMALLGINLFMTVLVLHLHYMPSAAVIGTKEGGGLQIKPVPVWVRWLLRIAKFQFRTKTDDGRDTPTSHIVTDIINTGRLGAKIPESKQNSPARAHKQKGPENGKVLSENQYDPNYNEMVKGDKYMVNTRKTSLPGKMNKVTPEWAQEQCHDKISPHERDDSIAVEQSDDIDVFINYATATPNGSLRSNSSRTSSSTRNRHHRNKENNGSNHGGNQSAIHQKIIKNMNQITDYLKSQNQHLQESNISEEIENEWRAMARTIDHLCMKTYLAILILSHICILAAALVQSADYHASENR; encoded by the exons ATGACCGGATATAAAATATTCCTCTCTGTTATCTCATTCATATTTTATCTGCGAGTGGGCGATTGTGGAAAAACTGCAACAAAAGTTGGACTTGCAGGAATAACAACG GTAACTGGAGGTGGTGGGGGAGGATATGAGATGTCAGTTTCAGGAACTGGAATAGATTCATTGGAAAACGGACAAAATagaacaaagcaattcaaaaatGTTGTGCAGAAACTAAATTATGATCTGTTTGTTCAGAATC AATATGACAAACAATTACGGCCTACAAAAGACCCGGCAACAATCACATCGGTGTCTCTGGGTTTTACATTGAGACAG atTTTAGATTTAGATGAAAAGAATCaagttttgaaaacatttttatggATGACACAAAGTTGGACTGATGAATTTCTGACGTGGAATGAAACAGAGTACGAAGGAGTAACAAACA TTTGGGTTCCATCCACATCAGTATGGAGGCCAGACATTGTAATATATGAAGAAACAGGTTTGCGAGACTACCAACCTAGGCTGCCTCATACCAGAGTTAGCAGTACAGGAAGAGTACGAGCATCTGAACCATTGGTTATAGAAACAAGCTGTAGCATCAATATAGCTTTCTTTCCATTCGATTATCAG AGATGTTCTCTCACATTCACATCCTGGACATTTCCAAGTTCACAAATCGATGTTTTTTCACCAAG AGATACAAAAGCAATGTTGGACAACGTTGACCTTTACTTTGTAAAAACAGGAGAATGGACAATACAGAATGTTGAAATTGTGAAAACA actGAAAGTTTTGCGAGTATCGTTGAAAATTCTGAGAAATCAGCATGGGGGGGAAATCAAACATTTCAAGACACTTCTCATATAAG aAAAATGACAATGGATGTCTCAAAGATGGTACAAGAAGTTTACCCAGACAGACTGACAGATTTTCATTG GTCTGATGTCAAGTTTACATTTGTACTTCGTCGAAACTCGTCTCTGTACATGCAGAGTATGTTGTTCCCGGCTATTCTGCTAACAACAGTTGCATTACTTGGATTCTACTTGCCACCTGATAGTGGAGAAAGGATTGGACTACAGATTACTATTCTTTTGACTTTCATG GTTTTCTTGCTTACAGTTGGAGAGATGTTTCCAGCTTCTACTGGTCCATTCCTTGGagtatattatgtattgtgtATGGCTCTACTTGGAATCAATTTATTCATGACAGTGTTGGTGTTGCATCTACACTACATGCCTAGTGCTGCTGTCATTGGAACTAAAGAG GGAGGAGGTCTCCAGATCAAGCCTGTACCAGTGTGGGTTCGATGGCTTTTGCGGATTGCCAAATTTCAATTTCGAACAAAGACAGATGATGGTAGAGATACACCGACTTCTCATATTGTAACAGATATTATAAACACGGGTCGTTTGGGAGCTAAAATTCCAGAATCGAAGCAAAACTCTCCTGCACGAGCGCATAAACAAAAAGGGCCAGAAAACGGAAAAGTTCTATCTGAGAATCAATATGACCCTAATTACAATGAGATGGTGAAAGGCGATAAATACATGGTTAACACAAGAAAAACATCCTTACCAGGAAAAATGAACAAAGTAACACCAGAGTGGGCACAAGAGCAGTGTCATGATAAAATTTCACCACACGAAAGAGATGACAGCATTGCAGTTGAACAGAGCGATGATATTGACGTATTTATAAATTATGCTACGGCGACACCTAATGGAAGCTTGAGATCAAACTCCTCGCGCACTTCGTCCTCAACCAGAAATCGCCACCATcgaaacaaagaaaacaatgGTAGTAACCATGGTGGCAACCAAAGTGCAATTCATCAGAAGATAAtaaaaaacatgaaccaaatcaCAGATTATTTGAAATCGCAAAATCAACATTTGCAAGAAAGTAACATTAGCGAAGAAATTGAGAATGAATGGAGAGCTATGGCTCGAACAATCGACCATTTGTGCATGAAAACATACTTGGCCATTCTTATTCTGAGTCACATTTGCATATTGGCAGCAGCACTAGTTCAAAGTGCAGACTATCATGCTTCAGAAAATCGTTGA